CACAAGGGCTACGCGACCGCCGAGCACCTGGCGGCGCTCGACCGCCACGGCCCCTGCGTGATCCACCGCCGCACCTTCGCCGGCGTCTGGCGCCAGGGCGAGCTGTTCGTCCTCGAAGAGAACGACTGACCCCTGCCCGCGCGGCCCCTTGACATGGCTCTGGACGATATGTATCTTCCAGATACATGGCGGAGGCGGCGGCGGGACGGCGGGCGAACACGAGCCGGTACGCGATCCTCGGGGTGCTGAGCCTGGGCCCCCGGTCCGGGTACGACGTCAAGAAGCTCATCGAGGCGTCCATCGCGCACTTCTGGAGCGAGAGCTACGGCCAGATCTACCCGATCCTGAACCGGCTGGCCGCCGAGGGCCTCGCGGCGCGGCGGCGAGAGAAGCAGCGCGGCAAGCCGGACCGCCACGTCTACTCGCTCACCCCGAGGGGTCGGGAGGAGCTCGAGCGATGGCTCGCCCTGCCGGCGCGGCTCGACCCCGTGCGGTCCGAGCTCCTGCTGAAGCTCTTCCTCGGCGGCGCGGGCTCCGTGGCGAACAGCATCGCCCAGCTCGAGCACGTCCAGGCGCGTCAGCGGGCGCTCCGCGACACCTACGACGGGATCGAGCGGCGGCTCCGCAAGCAGATGGCCGGGCACCCGGAGCTGCCGTTCTGGCTCATCACGCTCCGCTGCGGGCAGCACCGGAGCCGGGCGATGCTCACGTGGTGCGACGAAGCCCTCACCATGCTCAGGCGCCTCACCGCGCGGCCCGCGCGCCGCGCACGCCGTGGCTAGGAGGTCACCATGGACGCGTTGATTGGGGGCGTTCGCGTGCTGCACATCCTCGCCGGGGCGATCGCGCTCTTCGTCGCGCCGGTCCCCATGCTCACCGCGAAGGGCGGCCGGACCCACCGCCGCTGGGGGCAGGTCTACTTCTGGGCGATGGCGGTCGTCGCGGCGACGGCCGTCGCCCTCGCCGTCTGGCGCCCCGTCGTCTTCCTGGCGCTCCTCGCCGTGTTCAGCTTCTACAACGCGTTCTCGGGCTATCGCGCGCTCTCACGCAAGCGCCCGCGCGAAGGGCAGGGCGCGACGCGGCTCGACTGGACCGCGGCCCTCGTGACCTTCGCGGCGAGCGCGGCGATGGCCGTGCTCGGCGTCGTCCGGCCGGGGCCCGCCTGGGAGCGCGTCGGCGTCGTGCCGGTGGTCTTCGGCGCCTTCGGCATGCTCCTCGCGGGGCTCGACCTCTCGAAGTTCGCCTGGCCCCGCGCGGACCGCGAGCAGTGGTGGTTCGATCACATGGCCGGGATGCTCGGCTCCTACATCGCGACGGTCACGGCCTTCTCCGTCGTGAATTTCACGTTCCTGCCGGCCGCCGTCCGCTGGCTCTGGCCGGTCGCCATCGGCACGCCGCTGATCGCCGCGTGGATCACGTACTACAAGGTTCGATTCCGGCGCGGCGCGCGGGCGTCGGTCCAGGTCGCGAACTCCGGATGAGACCCGTGACCCACGCCGTCGCCGTCAGGGACGTGACCAAGACGTACCGCCTCGGCAAGCTCACCGTCACCGCGCTCGCCGACGTGTCGCTGACGGTGGAGCCCGGCGAGTTCCTCGCCGTCGCCGGCCCCTCGGGGAGCGGCAAGACGACGCTCCTCAACCTCATCGGCTGCCTCGACACGCCGACGTCGGGCGAGATCGCGATCGACGGTGAGCTGGTGAGCGCCCTGCCGTCCGGCCGGCGCGCGGATCTCCGCGCCCGCAAGCTCGGGTTCGTCTTCCAGACCTTCAACCTGATCCCGGTGCTCACGGCCTGGGAGAACGTCGAATACCCGCTCCTCCTCCACCGGCGCGGCGACGACGTCGCCGCCCGGGTGCGGGCGGCGCTCGAGCAGGTGGGGCTCGGAGACCGGGCGCGGCACCGCCCGCCCGAGCTCTCGGGCGGCCAGCAGCAGCGCGTGGCGATCGCCCGGGCCCTCGTCTCCCGGCCCGCGCTCGTCCTGGCCGACGAGCCCACCGCGAACCTCGACAGCCGCACGGGTCACGAGATCATCGAGCTGATGCGACGCCTCAACCGCGAGCACGGCACCACCTTCGTCTTCTCGACCCACGATCCACGCATCATGCAGGCCGCCGAGCGCGTGCTGGAGATCTCCGACGGACGACTCCGCTGAGAAGAAGGGCATGCCATGACGCCGACTCGCCGCACCATCCTACGCCTCGGGACGGTCGTTGCCGCGTTCGCCGCCCTCACCGTCGTCTGGCCCCCAGGCCGCGCCGGAGCCCAGACGACCGACCTCGTCGCTGAGGGAAGGCGCGCGCTCGACGCCGACAAGGTCGACGAGGCCATCGCGATCCTCGAGCGAGCGGTGGCCGCCGACCCGAACGACGCGGCCGCCCTGGCCTGGCTCGGTAGCGCCCGGGTTCGGAAGGCCCGCACCGCCTCGGTCTTCACCGCGCCCGGCTGGGTCAAGAAGGGCTTCAACACCCTCGACGAGGCCGTCGAGCGCTTCCCGGACGCCTTCGTCGTCTACGTGGTCCGCGGAACGACGGCCCTGCGGGTGCCCGACTTCTTCAAGAAGACTCCGGTGGCGATCAGCGACCTCGGCGCGGTGGTGGCCATGAAGGAACGAAGCCCCGCCGCGGTTCCCGACTCCGTGATGCCCTCCGTCTACCTGAATCTCGGACTCGCCTACAAGAAGAACGGCCAGACCGCCGAGGCGAGGGCGACCTGGGAGAGAGGAACGCGACTCTACCCCTCGGCGCCCGAAGCCGGCGCCATTGCCAAAGAGCTGAGGAGTTTCTGACATGGCGCTCTACCTGAAGCTCGCGATCCGCAACGTGTTCAGGAATCGCCGCCGCACGCTCATCACGCTAGCGGCCATGGCCTTCGGCGCCGCCGCGATCATCGTCTTCGGCGGGTTCGTGAACGCGATTTACTGGGGCGTCCGTGAGTCGACGATCCGGAGCCAGGTCGGCCACCTCCAGCTCTATCGCAAGGGATTCTCCGAGAAGGGGAACCTCGCGCCCTTCGATTTTCTGATCGGCGACTATCCGGCGCTCCGCGCCGAGCTCGTGAAGATCGAGCACGTCAGGACCGTCACGGCCCGGCTCGGCTTCTCCGGCCTGGTCTCCACCGGCGATACCACGACCTCGTTCGTGGGCACCGGCGTCAATCCCGAAGGCGAGGCCGACCTGTCCTCGCTGGCCGTGATCGTCGAGGGCCAGGACCTGACCAGCCGTGCGCCGCGCGGCGTCATCCTGGGCGTCGGCCTCGCGCGCGGCTTCGGCGTGCGGCCCGGTGCCGACCTGACCCTGCTCACCACGACGACGAGCGGCTCCATCAACGCGCTCGCCGTCAAGGTGCGGGGCGTGTGGGAGTCCGGCGAGAAGGCGTACGACGACCGGTTCCTCAAGGTGGCCCTCCCCGAGGTCCAGCGCGTCCTCGACCTCGAGCACGGCGAGGTCCAGTCGGTCGTCCTTCTGCTCGACGAGACGGAGAACACCCCCGTCGTGCGCGAGCGCATCGAGCGGCTCATCCGCGAGCGGGGGCTCGACCTCGAGATCAAGACCTGGGAAGATCTGGCGCTCCGCTACCACCAGGTCCGCGAGCTCTTCGGACGCATCTTCGCGGTGCTCACGCTGATCGTCTCCATCATGGTCGTGTTCGGCATCACGAACACGATGACGATGGCCATCTTCGAGCGGACGCGAGAGATCGGCACGGTGATGGCGCTCGGGACGCGACGGCGCGGCGTCATCGCGATATTCGTCCTCGAGGGCGTCGCCCTCGGCGCCCTCGGCGGGGTCCTGGGCGTCGTCCTCGGCGTCGTCCTCGCGAAGCTCGTCACCGCCATCGGCATCCAACTGCCGCCGCCGCCGGGTTCCACCCGAGGGTTCACGGTCCAGATCTTCATCGTTCCGGCGGTGCTGGCGCAGGCGTTCCGCCTGTCGATCGTCACCGCGACGCTCGCCGCGCTCTATCCTGCCTGGCGCGCCGCGCGCCTCGACGTCGTGGAGGCCCTGCGTCATGTCTAGGCTGGCGCTCGCGCTGGTCCTCCTGCTGGGCACCGCCTCGCCGGCGCGGGGCGACGAGGCCGCGGACATCGTGCGCGAGGCGGATCGGGCGAGACGGCCCGGGGAGAGCTTCGTGTGGAAGATCACGATCACGAGCCGGGAGGCGAAGAAGTCGCCCTCGATCGACGGCTTCGAGGTCTTCGTGAAGGGCAGCGGGCGCGCGTTCGTCAGGTTCGTGGCCCCGCCCCGGAACGTCGGCCGTTCCCTGCTGACCCTCGGACGCGACCTCTGGATCTATCTCCCCGACGCGGGCAAGCCGGTGCGGATCCCGTTCTCCCAGCGCCTGGTGGGCCAGGTCGCCAACGGCGACATCGCGCGGACGGATTACGCCGGCGACTACGACGCCACGCTGCTCGGCGAGGAGTCCGTCGAGGGGGTCGCCTGCCACGTGCTCGATCTCAAGGCCAGGACGAAGGAGGTGACGTACGCGGCGATCAAGTACTGGGTCTCGAAAGCCGAGCGCCGGCCGGTCAGGGCGGAGTTCTACGCCGGCACCGGCACGCTGCTAAAAGTCGGCGTCTTCGAAGGCTACAAAGAGATCGCCGGCCAGCGCCTGGTCACACGCCTCACGCTCGTGGACGCCATCCGCAAGGACAAGACGTCGGTTCTCGAGTACGGCGAGATCTCGGTCCGCGACCTCCCCGAGAAGTACTTCGACAAGAGCTACATGAAGACGCTCGACTGAGATGCGCTTCGTGGTCTCGGCGGCGGTCGTCCTCTGCGTGATCACGGCCGCCGCCGCCGAGGACACCGGCCGGGAGGGTCCGCCGGAGTGGCTCAAGGCGCTCCGGCTGAGGGGGCGGCTCGCCGAGGAGTTCGCCTATCGCCTCCACGACCCGGGCGACGTCTCGAAGCTCAAGACGCTCGGCTGGCTGGAGGGAAAGTACGCCTTCTCCGACACGGCGAACCTCAGGCTCGCGACGCGCGGCTGGTACGATGCCGTGTTCGACGCGACCGATCGGTATCCCGCCAACGTCGAGCGCGACCAGAAGACCGAGAAAAATTACCTCGACCTCCGCGAGGCGCTGCTCTCCGTGTCGCGCGGCGACCTCGACGTCCGGCTCGGCCGCCAGCAGATCGTGTGGGGCGAGGCGATCAGCACGTTCGTGACCGACATCGTGAATCCGAAGGACTTCCGCGAGTTCGTCCTGCCCGATTTCAGCGAGCTCAGGATCCCGATCTGGGCGCTCGACTTCAGCTACCGGCTCGCGACGAACGTGAACTTCGAGGGCGTGTGGACGCCCGACACGCTCCACAACAAGCTGCCGAAGCAGGGCGCAGAGTTCCAGTTCGCGCCGATCCCCTACCGCTTTCGCAACCCCGTCGTGCGACTCCCCGACAACCCCGATGAGTTCAGCCTGCCGCGGAGCGAGGGGGGCTTCCGGCTCGCGGCCCTCGTGAGGGGCTGGGACATGTCGCTGATCTACTACGACGCGGCGGACAAGACGCCCGTTCTCTTCCAGCGCCGCGTCGCCCAGGCGCCCGCGCCGGACGTGATCGTGCTCGAGCCGCGGCACCCGCGCCTGCACATTGTGGGCGCGACGCTCGCCAAGAGCCTCGAGTCGATCGTCCTCCGCAGCGAGGTCGCCCTGACGCTCGGCAAGCGCTACGAGACGACGGACCCGCTCGACCCCGACGGCGTCGTGCGGCGCGACACGATCGACTACCTCGTCGGCGTCGACTACACGTTCTTCTCGGCGGTCGACGCCGACCTCCAGGTCAGCCAGAAGATCCTCACCGGCCCCGCGACCAACCTGACGCGCGGGGGCGTCCAGGGCCAGGTCACGACGTCGGTGGCCCTGCGCCTGACGACAGGCTTCCTCGAGAACACGCTGAACCCGATGGTCCTCTTCGTCGTCGACGCCAACCGCGCCGACTTCCGGCTCAGCCCGCGGATCGACTACCTCCTGAGCGGTGCCGTCACGCTGTCCGTGGGGGCCGACGTCTTCGAGGGCCCGCGCAGCACGCTGTACGGCCAGTTCGACAGGAGCGACCGCGTCTACCTCACCACCACGTGGAGGTTCTGAGCGAAAGCCCGGCGCGGGCAACCCCGGCCGCAGTCACGTAGGATGCCTCCCGTGGGCGGCGAGACGGTCTCGGTGCGCTGCTGTATCGTGGGAGGCGGCCCGGCCGGCATGATGCTCGGGCTCCTCCTCGCCCGCGCCGGCGTCGGCGTCCTCGTCCTGGAGAAGCACGCGGACTTCCTGCGCGACTTCCGCGGCGACACGATCCACCCGTCCACGCTCGAGGTCATGCACGAGCTGGGACTGCTGGAGGACTTCCTCCGCCTGCCGCACCAGGAGGTCCGCGAGCTCCGAGCGCAGATCGGCGACGTCGCCGTGCCGATCGCCGACTTCACGCACCTGCCGACGCGCTGCCGCTTCATCGCACTCATGCCGCAGTGGGACTTCCTGAGCTTCCTCGCCGAGCGGGCGGCGCGCTATCCAGGCTTCCGTTGCCGGATGCGCGCCGAGGCGACCGGGCTCCTCGAGAAGTCCGGGGCCGTGACGGGAGTCCGCGCGCAGACGGCCGAGGGCCCGCTCGAGG
This region of Candidatus Methylomirabilota bacterium genomic DNA includes:
- a CDS encoding DUF1302 family protein → MRFVVSAAVVLCVITAAAAEDTGREGPPEWLKALRLRGRLAEEFAYRLHDPGDVSKLKTLGWLEGKYAFSDTANLRLATRGWYDAVFDATDRYPANVERDQKTEKNYLDLREALLSVSRGDLDVRLGRQQIVWGEAISTFVTDIVNPKDFREFVLPDFSELRIPIWALDFSYRLATNVNFEGVWTPDTLHNKLPKQGAEFQFAPIPYRFRNPVVRLPDNPDEFSLPRSEGGFRLAALVRGWDMSLIYYDAADKTPVLFQRRVAQAPAPDVIVLEPRHPRLHIVGATLAKSLESIVLRSEVALTLGKRYETTDPLDPDGVVRRDTIDYLVGVDYTFFSAVDADLQVSQKILTGPATNLTRGGVQGQVTTSVALRLTTGFLENTLNPMVLFVVDANRADFRLSPRIDYLLSGAVTLSVGADVFEGPRSTLYGQFDRSDRVYLTTTWRF
- a CDS encoding tetratricopeptide repeat protein, whose amino-acid sequence is MTPTRRTILRLGTVVAAFAALTVVWPPGRAGAQTTDLVAEGRRALDADKVDEAIAILERAVAADPNDAAALAWLGSARVRKARTASVFTAPGWVKKGFNTLDEAVERFPDAFVVYVVRGTTALRVPDFFKKTPVAISDLGAVVAMKERSPAAVPDSVMPSVYLNLGLAYKKNGQTAEARATWERGTRLYPSAPEAGAIAKELRSF
- a CDS encoding outer membrane lipoprotein-sorting protein, which encodes MSRLALALVLLLGTASPARGDEAADIVREADRARRPGESFVWKITITSREAKKSPSIDGFEVFVKGSGRAFVRFVAPPRNVGRSLLTLGRDLWIYLPDAGKPVRIPFSQRLVGQVANGDIARTDYAGDYDATLLGEESVEGVACHVLDLKARTKEVTYAAIKYWVSKAERRPVRAEFYAGTGTLLKVGVFEGYKEIAGQRLVTRLTLVDAIRKDKTSVLEYGEISVRDLPEKYFDKSYMKTLD
- a CDS encoding ABC transporter ATP-binding protein, whose protein sequence is MTHAVAVRDVTKTYRLGKLTVTALADVSLTVEPGEFLAVAGPSGSGKTTLLNLIGCLDTPTSGEIAIDGELVSALPSGRRADLRARKLGFVFQTFNLIPVLTAWENVEYPLLLHRRGDDVAARVRAALEQVGLGDRARHRPPELSGGQQQRVAIARALVSRPALVLADEPTANLDSRTGHEIIELMRRLNREHGTTFVFSTHDPRIMQAAERVLEISDGRLR
- a CDS encoding DUF2306 domain-containing protein, giving the protein MDALIGGVRVLHILAGAIALFVAPVPMLTAKGGRTHRRWGQVYFWAMAVVAATAVALAVWRPVVFLALLAVFSFYNAFSGYRALSRKRPREGQGATRLDWTAALVTFAASAAMAVLGVVRPGPAWERVGVVPVVFGAFGMLLAGLDLSKFAWPRADREQWWFDHMAGMLGSYIATVTAFSVVNFTFLPAAVRWLWPVAIGTPLIAAWITYYKVRFRRGARASVQVANSG
- a CDS encoding FtsX-like permease family protein; this translates as MALYLKLAIRNVFRNRRRTLITLAAMAFGAAAIIVFGGFVNAIYWGVRESTIRSQVGHLQLYRKGFSEKGNLAPFDFLIGDYPALRAELVKIEHVRTVTARLGFSGLVSTGDTTTSFVGTGVNPEGEADLSSLAVIVEGQDLTSRAPRGVILGVGLARGFGVRPGADLTLLTTTTSGSINALAVKVRGVWESGEKAYDDRFLKVALPEVQRVLDLEHGEVQSVVLLLDETENTPVVRERIERLIRERGLDLEIKTWEDLALRYHQVRELFGRIFAVLTLIVSIMVVFGITNTMTMAIFERTREIGTVMALGTRRRGVIAIFVLEGVALGALGGVLGVVLGVVLAKLVTAIGIQLPPPPGSTRGFTVQIFIVPAVLAQAFRLSIVTATLAALYPAWRAARLDVVEALRHV
- a CDS encoding PadR family transcriptional regulator, encoding MAEAAAGRRANTSRYAILGVLSLGPRSGYDVKKLIEASIAHFWSESYGQIYPILNRLAAEGLAARRREKQRGKPDRHVYSLTPRGREELERWLALPARLDPVRSELLLKLFLGGAGSVANSIAQLEHVQARQRALRDTYDGIERRLRKQMAGHPELPFWLITLRCGQHRSRAMLTWCDEALTMLRRLTARPARRARRG